In Ectothiorhodosinus mongolicus, one DNA window encodes the following:
- the phoB gene encoding phosphate regulon transcriptional regulator PhoB, whose amino-acid sequence MTNTVLLVEDDSAIREMLRLPLKKAGFLVAEAGDIATARQRLIEHEPQLILLDWMLPDVSGVEWARQLKQDKQTRELPIIMLTARGEEEDRVRGLEAGADDYVTKPFSPRELVARMKAVLRRVAPHTSEEVIETAGLRLDPVSHRVSGNGQSISIGPTEYRMLLFLMTHPERVFSRGQLLDHVWGTNVYVEERTVDVHIRRLRKTLEPTGHDHLVQTVRGTGYRFSDTP is encoded by the coding sequence ATGACAAATACCGTATTACTGGTTGAAGATGATAGCGCGATCCGTGAGATGCTGCGCCTGCCACTGAAAAAAGCAGGGTTTTTGGTTGCGGAGGCGGGCGATATTGCCACCGCCCGGCAACGCCTGATCGAGCATGAGCCGCAACTGATCTTACTGGATTGGATGTTGCCTGACGTCAGTGGTGTGGAATGGGCGCGTCAACTTAAACAGGATAAACAAACCCGGGAATTACCCATCATCATGCTCACTGCTCGAGGTGAGGAAGAAGATCGGGTGCGCGGGCTGGAGGCTGGAGCAGATGATTATGTGACTAAGCCCTTTTCTCCGCGTGAACTGGTGGCGCGCATGAAAGCCGTGTTGCGTCGCGTAGCGCCGCACACCAGTGAGGAGGTGATCGAAACGGCTGGTTTGCGCCTAGATCCCGTGAGCCACCGGGTGAGCGGTAATGGCCAGAGTATCAGCATCGGGCCCACAGAATATCGCATGCTGCTGTTTCTTATGACGCATCCGGAGAGGGTTTTCTCGCGGGGACAATTACTGGATCATGTGTGGGGCACCAACGTTTACGTAGAGGAACGCACCGTGGACGTACACATCAGACGCCTTCGCAAGACTTTAGAGCCCACCGGGCATGATCACCTCGTGCAGACCGTGCGCGGCACAGGCTATCGTTTCTCCGATACTCCTTGA
- the dapF gene encoding diaminopimelate epimerase — protein MPIAFTKMQGLGNDFVVINAMNAPVSLDAEQIRALADRRFGVGCDQVLWVEPPVDPSRAQFRYRIFNADGGEVEQCGNGARCFARFIHEQGLCDQRCITVETLAGLIELILEEDGQVTVNMGLPRFEPSEIPFKAAKRDALYSLNISSEEQVSVGAVSMGNPHAVLQVNSVDTAEVARLGAAIESHSDFPRRVNVGFMQIIDREHIRLRVFERGVGETLACGTGACAAVVIGRQQGLLDERVTVTLPGGQLVIKWNEDEQEPVWMTGPAQTVFTGEIEL, from the coding sequence ATGCCTATTGCTTTCACCAAAATGCAGGGGCTGGGCAATGATTTCGTGGTCATCAATGCCATGAACGCCCCCGTATCGCTCGATGCCGAGCAAATCCGCGCCCTAGCGGACCGCCGCTTTGGCGTCGGCTGCGATCAAGTCTTATGGGTCGAGCCACCCGTCGATCCCAGCCGTGCCCAATTTCGCTATCGCATCTTCAATGCTGATGGCGGTGAAGTCGAACAATGTGGCAACGGCGCAAGATGCTTCGCCCGCTTTATCCATGAACAAGGCCTTTGCGATCAAAGATGTATTACTGTGGAAACACTGGCCGGCCTGATTGAGCTGATCTTGGAAGAAGATGGCCAAGTCACGGTCAATATGGGCCTACCCCGCTTCGAGCCCTCTGAGATCCCCTTTAAAGCCGCCAAGCGAGATGCGCTCTATTCCCTAAACATTTCCTCTGAAGAGCAAGTCAGCGTAGGTGCGGTTTCCATGGGCAACCCCCACGCCGTTTTACAAGTGAACTCCGTCGATACTGCAGAGGTTGCGCGCCTTGGCGCCGCGATAGAATCCCACTCGGACTTTCCGCGACGCGTCAATGTGGGGTTTATGCAGATCATCGATCGAGAACATATACGCTTAAGGGTATTTGAACGCGGCGTTGGCGAGACTCTGGCCTGTGGCACCGGCGCCTGTGCAGCTGTTGTCATCGGCCGCCAGCAGGGGCTGCTGGATGAACGCGTCACCGTGACGCTTCCCGGCGGACAGCTTGTGATAAAGTGGAACGAAGACGAACAAGAACCGGTGTGGATGACAGGGCCCGCGCAAACCGTGTTCACGGGTGAAATAGAATTATGA
- a CDS encoding DUF484 family protein, translating to MSAASKSAKTQASESFEHTLETFLHDNPDFFASRPDLLAQLDLSHPSGGAVSLLERQVSVLRDKSRQLERRLLDLVQVARDNERLSQRMHHLALGLMESESLDATLATTQEQLAREFSAEHVVLRLLGEPTEGMHYLSPQTPGFDTFKDLLAKAKPACGRLAKAQLKLLFDSSVSDQIQSAVVVPLLDGQETLGLLALGSIHADRFHPDMGTLFLEQLGQLVSRAILGCRNQS from the coding sequence ATGAGCGCAGCAAGCAAATCCGCGAAAACTCAGGCCAGCGAGTCATTCGAACACACGCTGGAGACGTTTCTTCACGACAACCCGGATTTTTTTGCCAGCCGACCCGATCTTTTGGCGCAATTGGATTTGAGTCATCCCAGCGGTGGCGCCGTTTCTTTACTAGAGCGCCAAGTATCCGTGCTTCGCGACAAGTCGCGGCAGCTGGAGCGGCGCCTCTTGGACTTGGTGCAAGTCGCCCGCGATAACGAAAGACTGAGTCAGCGCATGCATCATCTGGCCTTGGGACTCATGGAGTCGGAAAGTCTTGATGCCACTTTGGCCACCACCCAAGAACAGTTGGCCAGAGAATTTTCCGCCGAGCATGTGGTGCTGCGACTGTTGGGCGAGCCCACCGAAGGCATGCACTATCTGTCCCCGCAAACACCGGGTTTTGACACCTTCAAGGATCTATTGGCCAAGGCCAAACCCGCTTGTGGCCGCTTAGCCAAAGCGCAGTTAAAACTCCTATTTGATTCCAGTGTCAGCGATCAGATTCAGTCAGCAGTTGTGGTGCCCTTATTGGATGGACAAGAAACCCTAGGGCTCTTGGCATTGGGAAGCATCCATGCTGACCGCTTTCATCCCGATATGGGCACGCTTTTCCTCGAGCAACTGGGACAACTGGTCTCACGGGCCATTCTGGGATGTCGGAACCAAAGCTAG
- the xerC gene encoding tyrosine recombinase XerC, giving the protein MSEPKLGTAEEPVGALDPAITRYLRHLRQERAYSSHTYQNYQRDLALLYDHIQAALPSVNWSAVNTQHIRELVAGRHRQGAAGRSLQRLLSSIRGFFNYLLREGEVSHNPAKGLRAPRSARKLPQVLDAEQVAMLVEVPGDELLMVRDRALLELFYSSGLRLSELTQLNLRDLDLGMASVRVLGKGQKVRQVPVGRKAMQALELWLQRRSEWAAPEQVALFVGRTGKRLSARSIQQRMARHARTQGLDRHVHPHLLRHSFASHILESSQDLRAVQELLGHADISTTQIYTHLDYQHLARVYDQAHPRARRRK; this is encoded by the coding sequence ATGTCGGAACCAAAGCTAGGCACCGCTGAGGAGCCTGTCGGCGCGCTGGATCCGGCGATCACTCGGTATTTGCGGCATTTACGCCAAGAGCGGGCCTACTCCTCTCATACCTATCAGAATTACCAACGTGATCTAGCCTTGCTATACGATCACATTCAGGCGGCTTTGCCCAGCGTGAATTGGTCGGCCGTGAATACCCAACATATCCGTGAGCTGGTGGCCGGACGTCATCGTCAGGGCGCGGCCGGTCGCAGCCTGCAACGCCTGCTCTCATCCATCCGCGGTTTCTTCAACTACCTATTGCGTGAGGGCGAAGTGAGCCACAATCCCGCGAAAGGCTTACGCGCGCCGCGCAGTGCACGCAAACTGCCCCAAGTGCTGGATGCTGAGCAGGTCGCCATGCTGGTCGAAGTCCCCGGTGATGAGTTACTGATGGTACGTGACCGAGCTTTGCTGGAACTGTTTTATTCCTCCGGCTTGCGTTTATCAGAACTCACCCAGCTTAATCTGCGCGACCTGGATTTGGGTATGGCCAGCGTGCGCGTCTTGGGCAAGGGCCAAAAAGTGCGTCAAGTTCCGGTGGGACGCAAAGCCATGCAAGCACTGGAGCTGTGGCTACAGCGGCGATCCGAGTGGGCCGCTCCCGAACAAGTCGCGTTATTTGTGGGTCGCACCGGAAAACGCCTGAGTGCTCGCAGCATTCAGCAACGCATGGCTCGGCATGCCCGCACTCAGGGTTTGGATCGACATGTCCATCCGCATCTGCTGCGACATTCCTTTGCCAGTCATATTCTTGAATCCTCGCAAGATTTGCGGGCCGTGCAAGAATTATTGGGACATGCAGATATCAGCACCACCCAGATTTACACCCATCTGGATTACCAGCATCTGGCCCGAGTCTATGATCAGGCCCACCCGCGAGCACGGCGCCGCAAATAG
- the hslV gene encoding ATP-dependent protease subunit HslV, whose translation MEQFRGTTIVSVRRGGKVALGGDGQVSLGNTIMKGNARKVRRLHHERVIAGFAGGTADAFTLFERFEGKLEKYSGNLVRAAVELAKDWRTERSLRRLEALLAVADSEASLIISGNGDVIEPEDGLIAIGSGGPFAQAAARSLLDNTELGAKDITEKALNIAADICIYTNHHLTVEEL comes from the coding sequence GTGGAACAGTTTCGCGGTACCACCATTGTGAGCGTCCGGCGCGGGGGCAAAGTGGCCCTAGGCGGCGATGGCCAGGTGTCTTTGGGCAATACCATCATGAAAGGCAACGCCCGCAAGGTACGCCGTCTCCACCACGAGCGAGTGATTGCGGGTTTTGCCGGCGGCACGGCTGATGCGTTTACCTTGTTCGAGCGCTTTGAAGGTAAGCTGGAAAAATACAGTGGCAATCTGGTGCGCGCGGCGGTTGAGCTCGCCAAAGACTGGCGTACCGAACGCAGTTTGCGGCGCCTGGAAGCGTTGCTGGCCGTCGCTGACAGTGAGGCCTCGCTGATTATCTCCGGCAACGGCGATGTGATCGAGCCAGAAGATGGCCTGATTGCCATTGGTTCAGGCGGACCCTTTGCTCAGGCGGCAGCCAGGTCCTTGCTGGACAACACCGAGCTCGGCGCGAAAGACATCACCGAAAAAGCACTGAATATCGCAGCGGATATCTGTATCTATACCAATCATCATTTGACGGTGGAAGAACTTTAA
- the hslU gene encoding ATP-dependent protease ATPase subunit HslU, which translates to MSAMTPREIVQELDRFIIGQDAAKRAVAIALRNRWRRQQLPEDLAREVTPKNILMIGPTGVGKTEIARRLARLANAPFIKVEATKFTEVGYVGRDVESIIRDLVDAAVKMLREQEKSKMQPRAEEAAEERILDALLPPPRSSGGGFMAGEPAQPQRTDSETRQKFRKRLREGQLDDKEIEIQVQAIPPGVDIMTPPGMEDMASQLQGLFQNLGGQRTRTRKLKISEALKLLTDEEAARLVNEEDIKLRAVSHVEQNGIVFIDEIDKVARKGEYSGADVSREGVQRDLLPLVEGCTVTTKMGSVRTDHILFIASGAFHLSKPSDLIPELQGRLPIRVELQALSSEDFVRILTEPRASLTEQYAALLQTEGVSLRFTEDGVRRLAEIACEVNDRTENIGARRLHTVMERVIETVSYEAPDTAPETMIDAAFVDARLGDLVQDQDLSRYIL; encoded by the coding sequence ATGTCCGCAATGACTCCCCGAGAAATCGTCCAAGAACTGGACCGCTTCATCATCGGCCAAGACGCAGCCAAACGCGCTGTGGCGATTGCCTTGCGTAACCGCTGGCGGCGCCAGCAGTTGCCTGAGGATTTGGCGCGCGAGGTCACGCCCAAGAATATTCTGATGATTGGTCCCACTGGGGTCGGAAAAACCGAGATCGCCCGCCGTCTGGCGCGCCTCGCCAATGCACCTTTTATCAAGGTCGAAGCCACTAAATTCACCGAGGTCGGCTACGTCGGGCGAGATGTGGAATCGATCATCCGCGATCTCGTGGATGCTGCTGTGAAAATGCTGCGTGAGCAAGAGAAAAGCAAGATGCAGCCCCGCGCCGAAGAGGCTGCGGAAGAGCGCATTCTGGACGCTTTGCTGCCACCGCCGCGCTCCTCCGGTGGTGGATTTATGGCGGGCGAGCCGGCGCAACCTCAACGCACGGATTCAGAAACGCGGCAGAAATTCAGGAAGCGCCTAAGAGAAGGGCAACTTGACGATAAGGAAATCGAAATTCAGGTACAGGCAATCCCGCCGGGTGTGGATATCATGACGCCCCCGGGTATGGAGGATATGGCCAGCCAGCTACAAGGCCTGTTTCAAAACTTGGGCGGTCAGCGCACACGCACACGCAAATTGAAGATTAGCGAGGCCCTGAAGCTGTTGACCGACGAGGAGGCTGCCCGACTGGTGAATGAGGAAGACATCAAACTGCGAGCGGTCAGCCATGTCGAGCAAAATGGCATTGTCTTTATCGACGAAATCGACAAGGTAGCGCGCAAAGGCGAGTACAGCGGCGCTGATGTCTCCCGCGAGGGCGTACAGCGCGATCTACTGCCGTTAGTAGAGGGCTGCACGGTGACCACCAAAATGGGCTCGGTACGCACAGACCATATTCTGTTCATTGCCTCTGGCGCGTTCCACCTGTCGAAGCCTTCCGATCTCATTCCGGAGTTGCAGGGGCGCCTGCCCATCCGGGTCGAGTTACAGGCTTTGAGCAGTGAGGATTTCGTGCGCATCTTGACCGAACCCCGGGCCTCACTAACCGAACAGTACGCAGCGCTGCTGCAAACCGAAGGTGTCAGCCTGCGCTTTACCGAGGATGGCGTGCGACGTCTGGCGGAAATCGCCTGCGAGGTCAACGATCGCACCGAGAACATTGGCGCCCGCCGGCTGCACACGGTAATGGAGCGGGTCATCGAGACCGTCTCTTACGAAGCCCCCGATACCGCGCCCGAGACGATGATTGATGCCGCTTTTGTCGATGCGCGTTTAGGTGATCTGGTTCAGGACCAGGACTTGAGCCGCTACATTCTTTGA
- a CDS encoding gamma-butyrobetaine hydroxylase-like domain-containing protein: protein MANKNRPTDIRLHQQSRKLELVYADGVSHQLSCEFLRVHSPSAEVTGHGPGQEVLQVGKEDVGIVNIEPIGHYAIKLIFSDGHDTGIYDWNYLFHLGCNQAELWENYLQRLAAAGHQRKA from the coding sequence ATGGCCAACAAAAACCGCCCCACAGACATTCGGCTGCATCAGCAGTCGCGCAAGTTAGAGCTGGTTTATGCCGATGGTGTCAGTCATCAGTTGAGCTGCGAGTTCTTAAGGGTGCATTCGCCTTCTGCTGAAGTCACTGGCCACGGTCCGGGTCAGGAAGTACTGCAGGTGGGCAAAGAAGATGTGGGCATTGTGAACATCGAACCCATTGGTCACTATGCCATCAAACTGATATTTTCAGATGGGCACGATACCGGTATCTATGACTGGAATTACCTGTTTCATCTGGGCTGCAATCAGGCAGAGCTGTGGGAGAACTATTTGCAACGGCTGGCCGCCGCTGGCCACCAGCGCAAAGCTTAG
- the ubiE gene encoding bifunctional demethylmenaquinone methyltransferase/2-methoxy-6-polyprenyl-1,4-benzoquinol methylase UbiE: MSSKKTTDFGYEQVPVDEKVKRVGEVFHSVAQRYDLMNDLMSLGIHRMWKRFTVETAAARPGWRILDLAGGTGDLAARFARIVGDTGEVVLCDINASMLQVGRSRLIDEGLIGNIRYVQGNAERLPYPDNHFDLITIAFGLRNVTDKNAALASMLRVLKPGGKLLVLEFSHPTSAGFQKLYDFYSFKALPFMGRMVANDAESYRYLAESIRMHPDQETLKGMMETTGFERCDYFNLTGGIVALHRGYKL; encoded by the coding sequence ATGAGCAGCAAGAAAACAACCGACTTTGGCTATGAACAAGTCCCAGTCGACGAAAAGGTTAAGCGGGTTGGCGAGGTATTTCACTCGGTGGCGCAACGCTATGACCTGATGAATGATTTGATGTCTTTGGGCATTCACCGCATGTGGAAGCGCTTTACCGTGGAAACTGCAGCGGCTCGGCCTGGCTGGCGGATACTGGATCTGGCAGGCGGCACCGGTGATCTCGCTGCGCGTTTTGCACGTATTGTGGGCGACACTGGCGAAGTCGTGCTGTGCGATATCAATGCCTCCATGCTGCAGGTCGGCCGCTCGCGACTCATTGATGAGGGTCTGATTGGCAATATCCGTTATGTGCAGGGCAATGCCGAGCGCCTGCCTTACCCCGATAATCATTTCGATCTGATCACGATTGCTTTTGGGCTGCGCAATGTGACGGATAAGAATGCGGCGTTAGCCTCCATGCTGCGGGTACTCAAACCCGGCGGCAAATTGTTGGTATTGGAATTCTCTCACCCGACCTCTGCGGGTTTTCAAAAGCTCTATGATTTTTACAGCTTCAAGGCGCTCCCGTTTATGGGGCGCATGGTGGCTAATGATGCCGAGAGTTATCGCTACCTGGCTGAAAGCATTCGCATGCACCCCGACCAAGAGACGCTAAAAGGTATGATGGAAACAACAGGGTTTGAGCGTTGTGATTATTTCAATCTTACCGGTGGCATCGTCGCGCTGCATCGTGGCTATAAACTCTAA
- a CDS encoding ubiquinone biosynthesis accessory factor UbiJ produces the protein MIIPSSITQLIEEAINRFLGLDADSQARIERMQKAVIAVEITGLDLTLFFLPAADSMQVLSHYDGQADARIAATPLALINLATGTSGTQLPEGVVITGDAEVAKQFNDLLRQVDIDWEELLARLTGDIIAHQTGRTLAEIRQWWQRNNQAWQADIAEYLQEESRTLPSPPEVEGFLDAVDALRNDAERLEARLKRLEARGAEKGS, from the coding sequence ATGATCATCCCCAGCTCCATCACGCAGCTCATCGAAGAAGCCATCAATCGCTTTTTGGGCTTAGACGCCGATAGCCAGGCACGCATTGAAAGAATGCAAAAAGCGGTCATTGCTGTGGAAATCACCGGACTCGACCTAACACTGTTTTTTCTTCCAGCGGCCGACAGCATGCAAGTACTCTCGCATTACGATGGGCAAGCGGATGCCCGCATCGCCGCCACACCCTTGGCGCTGATCAACCTCGCCACCGGCACCTCAGGGACGCAATTGCCAGAGGGGGTGGTGATCACCGGGGACGCAGAAGTGGCCAAGCAGTTCAATGATTTGCTTCGGCAAGTCGACATCGACTGGGAGGAGCTTCTGGCGCGCCTCACCGGTGACATCATTGCTCACCAAACCGGCCGAACCCTAGCTGAGATACGTCAGTGGTGGCAACGCAATAACCAGGCATGGCAAGCGGATATCGCCGAATACCTGCAAGAGGAATCGCGCACCCTACCCTCACCTCCAGAGGTCGAAGGCTTTCTGGATGCTGTTGATGCGCTGCGCAATGATGCGGAACGTTTGGAAGCGCGGTTGAAACGTCTGGAGGCGCGAGGAGCGGAGAAGGGTTCGTGA
- the ubiB gene encoding ubiquinone biosynthesis regulatory protein kinase UbiB codes for MKHLHPSQILRLVTINRVLIRHGLDDVVLAIRLLRPVRWVRYLAPWNWFRHIDYGHGERIRRALEDLGPIFIKFGQMISTRRDLLPDDIAEEMAKLQDRVPPFPNEQARAIIEKSLGHPVGELFAHFEESPMASASIAQVHAARMHDGREVVVKVLRPGIEKAIRRDVELMYVIAELAERYWPEGRRLRPIEVVAEYEQTILDELDLMREAANASQIRRNFENSPLLYLPEVYWDFCRRDVMVMERVYGVPVSDIKTLRSLGVDLKLLAERGVETFFTQVFRHNFFHADMHPGNVFINASNPADPSYIAVDFGIVGTLSPADQRYLAENFYAFFNRDYARVAELHVQSGWVPPTVRVAELEGAIRTVCEPIFEKPLKDISFGHVLVRLFQTARRFDMQVQPQLVLLEKTLLNIEGMGRDLYPELDLWQTARPFIQRWMDEQVGARAFIKGLQRNLPFILEKTPDLPELIYEALRHQAQRPSETQLYAVQAATESQQETQGRQSQVLAIAGGSALLAAVLVAALIPAAPSAMGLPWASWVLGIGSLLAFALAWRR; via the coding sequence GTGAAACATTTACATCCCAGCCAGATCCTGCGGCTGGTCACCATTAACCGGGTTTTGATCCGTCATGGACTGGACGATGTGGTGCTGGCCATTCGCCTGCTGCGTCCGGTTCGCTGGGTACGCTACTTAGCCCCCTGGAATTGGTTTCGTCACATCGATTACGGTCATGGCGAACGCATCCGCCGCGCTTTGGAAGATCTCGGCCCGATCTTCATTAAGTTTGGGCAGATGATCTCAACCCGCCGCGACTTGCTGCCGGATGATATCGCCGAGGAGATGGCCAAGCTACAGGATCGCGTGCCGCCATTTCCCAATGAACAGGCGCGGGCCATTATCGAAAAATCTCTAGGCCACCCTGTAGGCGAGTTGTTTGCGCATTTTGAGGAAAGCCCCATGGCTTCGGCCTCCATTGCTCAAGTGCATGCGGCACGCATGCATGATGGCCGCGAGGTAGTGGTCAAGGTGTTACGCCCGGGCATTGAAAAAGCCATTCGTCGTGATGTCGAACTCATGTACGTCATCGCTGAACTGGCGGAGAGGTACTGGCCTGAGGGGCGACGCTTACGCCCGATTGAAGTGGTCGCCGAGTACGAGCAAACCATCCTCGATGAACTGGACTTGATGCGCGAGGCTGCGAATGCCTCGCAGATCCGCCGTAACTTTGAGAATTCCCCGCTTTTGTACTTACCCGAGGTGTACTGGGATTTTTGTCGGCGCGACGTCATGGTGATGGAACGGGTTTATGGCGTGCCCGTCTCCGATATCAAAACCCTGCGCAGTCTCGGGGTCGACCTCAAGCTACTCGCGGAGCGGGGCGTTGAAACCTTTTTCACGCAGGTATTTCGCCACAATTTTTTCCATGCCGATATGCATCCCGGCAATGTGTTCATCAATGCCTCAAACCCCGCCGACCCAAGCTATATCGCCGTTGATTTTGGCATCGTTGGCACCTTATCACCCGCTGATCAACGCTATCTGGCGGAAAACTTCTACGCCTTTTTCAACCGGGATTACGCCCGTGTGGCCGAGCTCCATGTGCAGTCTGGATGGGTGCCGCCCACGGTGCGCGTGGCGGAGCTAGAAGGTGCTATCCGCACTGTGTGCGAGCCTATTTTCGAAAAGCCGCTTAAAGACATCTCTTTTGGCCATGTGCTTGTCCGGCTTTTTCAAACGGCGCGGCGCTTTGATATGCAGGTTCAACCGCAACTGGTTTTATTGGAAAAGACATTGCTCAACATCGAGGGCATGGGCCGTGACCTCTATCCCGAACTCGATTTGTGGCAAACGGCCCGCCCTTTTATTCAGCGCTGGATGGATGAGCAGGTGGGTGCTCGGGCTTTTATCAAAGGCCTACAGCGCAATTTGCCCTTTATTTTAGAAAAAACGCCGGATCTGCCAGAACTCATTTATGAAGCCCTCCGGCATCAAGCGCAGCGACCCAGTGAAACACAGCTTTACGCCGTACAGGCCGCGACGGAGAGCCAGCAGGAAACACAAGGAAGGCAATCACAGGTGCTTGCTATCGCCGGTGGTAGCGCCCTATTAGCCGCGGTATTAGTCGCCGCACTCATTCCAGCAGCGCCGTCAGCCATGGGACTTCCTTGGGCCAGCTGGGTGCTGGGCATCGGAAGCCTGCTGGCTTTTGCACTGGCCTGGCGTCGCTAG
- the lpdA gene encoding dihydrolipoyl dehydrogenase, whose protein sequence is MAKDKYDVVVIGGGPAGYVAAIRAAQLGLDAACIDRWRDGEGQARLGGTCLNVGCIPSKALLESSELYEHTGKHLNSHGVLVGKLELDLAAMMARKDKLVGQLTQGIQGLFKANKVDWLQGSGQLHPDKQVKFTTHDGKESMIAAENVILAAGSVPIELGFAPFDGDYIVDSTGALEFDKVPKRLGVIGAGVIGLELGSVWRRLGSEVVMLEAQDRFLTFCDDQVANESRKMFSKQGLDIRLSARVTEAKVDKRKRSVAVTYEDEQGKHTEHFDKLIVCVGRRPASDDLIAGNVELATEERGLIHVNDHCETTLAGVYAIGDVVRGPMLAHKGSEEGVMVAERIAGMNVSLNYDVIPNVIYTLPEIAWVGASEQDLKAKGIPYAMGVFPFVASGRAKAMDDTSGFVKILAHAETDRILGAHIISPRASELIAECVIAMEFGASSEDLGRTVFAHPTLSEAVHEAALATLGHPLHIPPVGRKAK, encoded by the coding sequence ATGGCAAAAGACAAATACGATGTGGTGGTTATTGGCGGCGGTCCTGCCGGCTATGTGGCTGCAATCCGCGCAGCCCAACTGGGTCTGGATGCCGCCTGTATCGACCGCTGGCGCGATGGCGAGGGTCAGGCGCGGCTGGGCGGAACCTGCCTGAACGTCGGTTGTATTCCCTCAAAAGCGTTATTGGAATCTTCTGAGCTCTATGAACACACGGGCAAGCACCTGAACTCTCATGGGGTTTTGGTAGGCAAGCTAGAGCTTGATCTGGCGGCAATGATGGCCCGCAAAGATAAATTGGTGGGGCAGCTGACCCAGGGTATTCAGGGATTATTCAAGGCCAACAAAGTCGATTGGTTACAAGGTAGTGGTCAACTGCATCCCGATAAGCAAGTCAAATTCACGACCCATGATGGTAAAGAGTCCATGATTGCTGCCGAAAATGTGATTCTGGCGGCTGGCTCCGTCCCTATCGAATTGGGTTTTGCACCCTTTGATGGCGACTATATTGTCGATTCCACCGGTGCTTTGGAATTCGATAAAGTCCCGAAACGACTGGGCGTGATCGGTGCTGGCGTGATCGGCTTGGAGCTGGGCAGTGTTTGGCGCCGCTTGGGCTCTGAGGTGGTGATGCTCGAAGCGCAAGACCGTTTCCTGACTTTTTGTGATGACCAGGTCGCCAATGAGTCACGCAAGATGTTCAGCAAACAAGGATTGGATATTCGTTTATCAGCGCGCGTCACAGAAGCTAAGGTCGACAAGCGTAAACGCTCGGTGGCAGTGACCTATGAAGATGAACAGGGCAAGCATACGGAGCATTTTGACAAGCTGATTGTCTGTGTGGGGCGGCGCCCGGCCAGTGATGATTTGATCGCCGGCAATGTCGAGCTAGCCACGGAAGAGCGTGGTCTGATCCATGTAAACGATCACTGTGAGACCACCTTGGCGGGTGTTTATGCCATTGGTGACGTAGTACGCGGCCCGATGCTGGCACATAAGGGTTCGGAAGAGGGCGTTATGGTCGCAGAACGCATAGCGGGTATGAACGTCAGCCTGAATTACGATGTGATTCCCAATGTCATCTATACCTTGCCGGAGATCGCCTGGGTGGGTGCCAGTGAACAGGACCTAAAAGCCAAGGGGATCCCCTATGCGATGGGCGTATTTCCTTTTGTGGCCTCAGGGCGAGCCAAGGCGATGGACGACACCAGCGGCTTTGTGAAAATACTCGCACATGCCGAAACTGACCGTATCTTGGGGGCGCATATCATTAGCCCGCGGGCCTCAGAGCTAATTGCCGAGTGTGTGATCGCCATGGAGTTTGGCGCCTCCAGTGAGGATTTGGGTCGTACTGTCTTTGCTCATCCCACCTTGTCCGAGGCGGTTCATGAAGCGGCTTTGGCGACCTTAGGACATCCGCTGCATATTCCGCCGGTGGGCCGTAAAGCTAAGTGA